Proteins encoded in a region of the Salipiger sp. CCB-MM3 genome:
- a CDS encoding PACE efflux transporter, whose translation MRSRFDRIRHALSFELIGLALIIPLGASAFGASAHEIGLIALVCSLVATGWNYLYNLLFDRWMQRRYGHAQKTPGLRIAHALLFEAGLLLALAPYIAWQLGVSLWHALVMDMSFALFYVGYAFVFNWLYDLLFPAPRASARS comes from the coding sequence ATGCGCAGCCGTTTCGACCGTATCCGCCACGCCCTCAGCTTCGAGCTTATCGGGCTCGCCCTCATCATCCCGCTCGGCGCCAGCGCCTTTGGCGCCTCAGCCCATGAGATCGGCCTGATCGCGCTGGTCTGCAGCCTCGTGGCGACGGGCTGGAACTATCTCTACAATCTGCTCTTCGACCGCTGGATGCAGCGCCGCTATGGCCATGCGCAAAAGACGCCGGGCCTGCGCATCGCGCATGCGCTGCTCTTCGAGGCGGGGCTGCTGCTGGCGCTTGCGCCCTATATTGCGTGGCAGCTGGGGGTGAGCCTTTGGCACGCGCTGGTCATGGATATGTCCTTCGCGCTGTTCTACGTGGGCTACGCCTTCGTCTTCAACTGGCTCTACGACCTGCTGTTCCCGGCACCGCGTGCATCTGCGCGCAGCTGA
- a CDS encoding LLM class flavin-dependent oxidoreductase yields the protein MELGLYTFGDVGTNPVTGEKIDAQARLQNLMEEIELADQVGLDVFGLGEHHRPNYAISSPATVLAGAARTTKRIKLSSAVTVLSSDDPIRVYQQYATLDNLTGGRAEMMVGRGSFIESFPLFGYALDDYNELFEEKLSMLMAINEYEALKWPGTTHTPAVEGAGVYPRATGDGRLPLWIAAGGTPQSMVRAGALGLPLALAIIGGQPRRFAPLAALYRKAAAQTGHAEQARVSLNVHGFVGEDSQRAADLFFPAQKQVMDQLGRERGWPPQSRAQYDESMSREGSMFVGSPAQLVDKILGLREDLGFDRVTIQMAIGVIEHSEMLRAIEVLGTKVAPELRKAG from the coding sequence ATGGAACTCGGACTCTACACTTTCGGCGATGTGGGCACGAACCCGGTCACCGGCGAAAAGATCGACGCGCAGGCGCGGCTGCAGAACCTGATGGAAGAGATCGAACTGGCCGATCAGGTCGGGCTCGACGTCTTTGGCCTCGGCGAGCACCACCGCCCGAATTACGCGATCTCCTCGCCCGCGACGGTGCTGGCAGGGGCGGCGCGCACCACCAAGCGCATCAAGCTCAGCTCGGCGGTGACGGTGCTCAGCTCCGACGATCCGATCCGCGTCTACCAGCAGTACGCGACGCTCGACAATCTGACCGGCGGCCGCGCCGAGATGATGGTGGGGCGCGGCAGTTTCATCGAGAGCTTCCCGCTCTTCGGCTACGCGCTCGACGATTACAACGAGCTGTTCGAGGAAAAGCTGTCGATGCTGATGGCGATCAACGAGTATGAAGCGCTGAAATGGCCCGGCACCACCCATACACCTGCGGTCGAGGGCGCCGGGGTTTACCCGCGTGCCACCGGCGATGGCCGCCTGCCGCTGTGGATCGCCGCGGGCGGCACGCCGCAGAGCATGGTGCGGGCCGGGGCGCTGGGTCTGCCGCTGGCGCTGGCGATCATCGGCGGGCAGCCGCGGCGGTTCGCGCCGCTGGCCGCTCTCTACCGCAAGGCCGCGGCGCAGACCGGCCACGCCGAGCAGGCGCGCGTCTCGCTCAACGTGCACGGCTTTGTCGGCGAGGACAGCCAGCGCGCCGCCGATCTCTTCTTCCCGGCGCAAAAGCAGGTGATGGACCAGCTGGGCCGCGAGCGCGGCTGGCCGCCGCAGAGCCGCGCGCAATATGACGAGAGCATGAGCCGCGAGGGCTCGATGTTTGTCGGCAGCCCGGCGCAGCTGGTGGATAAGATCCTTGGCCTGCGCGAGGACCTCGGCTTTGACCGCGTGACGATCCAGATGGCGATCGGGGTGATCGAACATTCCGAGATGCTGAGGGCGATCGAGGTGCTGGGCACCAAAGTGGCCCCCGAATTGCGCAAAGCCGGCTGA
- a CDS encoding ATP-binding protein: protein MSLRLRLFLILALATGGIWFSAVLWIEHSTRAQVQQVLDARLAEAARMVSSLLSDRRIAMAGEGAPVAIPLDAHGDYAHQLSCQIWSLQGSLVGQSEGAPQAQLSAAHGTGYSESTVDGETWRVYTVENTTLGVRVMVGDSLAVRDKLVSGVIEGLLLPLAVILPLLAAAIWVSVGRGLAPMHRLAEALRLRSPGDLGPLPAGPVPAEMRPMRAALDGLFGRLAKAREAERDFTAFAAHELKTPLAGLRTQAQIARIAPDEATRARALQNIERSVDRTDRMVRQLLELSAVESAGEAPGHADLGRLSEEICADLTPLAEARGVLLRSDVPQGASAPLRASGFLLHTALRNLVENAVQASPEGATVRISLQGGVLRVEDAGPGIPPELRARVCERFVRGTAGGDGSGLGLAIAAAAMDRLGGTLELPQSIGEGQRAELHLPPA from the coding sequence GTGTCGCTGCGGCTGCGCCTCTTTCTGATCCTCGCGCTGGCGACCGGCGGCATCTGGTTTTCGGCGGTGCTCTGGATCGAGCATTCCACCCGCGCGCAGGTGCAGCAGGTGCTTGACGCGCGGCTGGCCGAAGCCGCCCGCATGGTGTCTTCGCTGCTCTCGGACCGGCGTATCGCCATGGCGGGCGAGGGCGCGCCGGTGGCGATCCCGCTCGATGCGCATGGCGATTACGCGCATCAGCTGTCGTGCCAGATATGGTCGCTGCAGGGCAGTCTTGTGGGCCAGTCCGAGGGCGCACCGCAGGCACAGCTGAGCGCCGCCCATGGCACCGGTTATTCGGAATCCACCGTCGATGGCGAGACATGGCGCGTTTATACGGTGGAGAACACCACGCTGGGCGTGCGGGTGATGGTGGGCGACAGCCTCGCCGTGCGCGACAAACTTGTGTCGGGCGTGATCGAGGGGCTTTTGCTGCCGCTGGCGGTGATCCTGCCGCTGCTGGCGGCGGCGATCTGGGTCAGCGTCGGACGCGGGCTCGCGCCCATGCACCGTCTGGCCGAGGCGCTGCGGCTGCGCAGCCCCGGCGATCTCGGTCCGCTTCCCGCAGGGCCGGTGCCCGCCGAGATGCGCCCCATGCGCGCGGCGCTCGACGGTCTCTTCGGGCGGCTGGCCAAGGCGCGCGAGGCGGAGCGCGATTTCACCGCTTTCGCCGCGCATGAGCTGAAGACCCCGCTGGCCGGGCTGCGCACGCAGGCACAGATCGCCCGCATCGCGCCGGATGAGGCGACCCGGGCGCGCGCTCTGCAGAACATCGAACGCTCGGTCGATCGCACCGATCGGATGGTGCGGCAACTTCTGGAGCTTTCGGCGGTGGAAAGCGCGGGCGAGGCCCCGGGTCATGCCGACCTTGGCCGCCTGAGTGAAGAGATATGCGCCGATCTCACGCCGCTGGCCGAGGCGCGCGGGGTGCTCTTGCGCTCGGATGTGCCGCAGGGCGCGTCCGCGCCGCTGCGCGCCAGCGGGTTCCTTCTGCATACGGCGCTGCGCAATCTGGTCGAGAACGCGGTGCAGGCCTCGCCCGAGGGCGCCACGGTGCGCATCTCGCTGCAAGGCGGTGTGCTGCGGGTCGAGGACGCGGGGCCGGGCATCCCGCCCGAACTGCGCGCGCGGGTCTGCGAGCGTTTCGTGCGCGGCACGGCGGGCGGCGATGGCAGCGGGCTCGGGCTGGCGATTGCGGCTGCGGCGATGGACCGGCTCGGCGGCACACTGGAGCTGCCCCAAAGCATCGGCGAGGGCCAACGCGCCGAGCTGCATCTGCCGCCCGCCTGA
- a CDS encoding response regulator, which produces MRILIVEDDPVLSEGLSVGLGLSGFTADPVGTLSDARAALEASEFAGMVLDVMLPDGSGIDLLAEIRRGGSDLPVLLLTARDQVRDRIEGLDAGADDYLGKPFDLEELAARLRAILRRADGRAAAVLRWNGLELDPAQMRGVLQGVPLSFSRREFAVLHALMERPGQILSKPALEERLYGWQEEVESNAVEVHVHHLRAKLGRSFIETVRGLGYRVARGG; this is translated from the coding sequence ATGCGCATCCTGATCGTCGAGGACGACCCTGTGCTTTCCGAGGGACTCTCGGTTGGGCTGGGGCTGTCGGGCTTCACCGCTGATCCGGTCGGCACGCTGTCCGACGCCCGCGCCGCGCTGGAGGCGTCGGAGTTCGCGGGCATGGTGCTCGACGTGATGCTGCCCGATGGCTCGGGGATCGACCTGCTGGCGGAGATCCGGCGCGGCGGCTCGGACCTGCCGGTGCTGCTGCTGACCGCGCGCGATCAGGTGCGGGACCGGATCGAGGGGCTGGACGCCGGTGCGGATGACTATCTTGGCAAACCCTTCGATCTTGAGGAACTGGCGGCGCGGCTGCGGGCGATCCTGCGCCGCGCCGATGGGCGCGCGGCGGCGGTGCTGCGCTGGAACGGGCTCGAGCTTGACCCGGCGCAGATGCGCGGCGTGCTGCAGGGCGTGCCGCTGAGTTTCTCACGCCGCGAGTTCGCGGTGCTGCATGCGCTGATGGAGCGTCCGGGGCAGATCCTGTCGAAACCCGCCCTCGAAGAGCGTCTCTACGGCTGGCAGGAAGAGGTCGAAAGCAACGCGGTCGAAGTGCATGTGCATCACCTGCGTGCCAAGCTGGGGCGCAGTTTCATCGAAACCGTGCGGGGCCTTGGCTACCGCGTGGCGCGCGGGGGCTGA
- a CDS encoding L,D-transpeptidase: MTDILRPRRSVLAALSLATLGLLSACASTTSVPPTTPGAISEETRMMYMAVDDGDITVPAIEDKYLTEAKKRQVVDYWSDEKPGTIIVDPGARWLYQVLEGNKAMRYSVAVGAEGLSFSGTANIALKREWPYWTPTQNMIRREPETYKPVASGLPGGLENPLGARALYLYKGGRDTLYRIHGTPSPWTVGHATSSGCIRMFNQDSMHLYERTPKGTKVIVLTKGQSGQGTVPPGTALPATAALEAPAAPASAT; this comes from the coding sequence ATGACAGACATCCTCCGACCGCGCCGCAGTGTTCTTGCCGCGCTCTCGCTCGCCACATTGGGCCTGCTTTCGGCCTGCGCCAGCACGACTTCGGTGCCCCCGACCACCCCCGGCGCCATCTCGGAAGAGACGCGGATGATGTATATGGCGGTCGACGATGGCGACATCACCGTTCCGGCGATCGAGGATAAATATCTGACCGAGGCGAAGAAGCGGCAGGTGGTCGACTATTGGTCGGACGAGAAACCCGGCACGATCATCGTCGATCCCGGCGCGCGCTGGCTCTATCAGGTGCTCGAAGGCAATAAGGCCATGCGCTATTCGGTCGCCGTGGGCGCCGAGGGCCTGAGCTTTTCGGGCACCGCCAATATCGCGCTGAAGCGCGAATGGCCCTATTGGACCCCGACCCAGAACATGATCCGCCGCGAGCCGGAAACCTACAAGCCGGTGGCGAGCGGCCTGCCCGGTGGCCTCGAAAACCCGCTCGGTGCGCGGGCGCTCTATCTCTACAAAGGCGGGCGCGACACGCTCTACCGCATCCACGGCACCCCCTCGCCCTGGACCGTCGGCCATGCCACCTCGTCGGGCTGCATCCGCATGTTCAATCAAGATTCGATGCATCTTTACGAGCGCACCCCCAAGGGCACCAAGGTGATCGTGCTAACCAAGGGCCAATCCGGTCAGGGCACCGTGCCGCCGGGCACCGCCCTGCCCGCCACGGCAGCGCTTGAGGCGCCCGCCGCCCCGGCCAGCGCCACCTGA
- a CDS encoding L,D-transpeptidase translates to MSHNLTRRAALGGALATASVLATPALLHAGTRNNISSFVRQDWRDHFDDLGKATIVADTASRALHFWNSDGSEYRVYPTSVPISEELTKRGYTSIVRKKVGPSWTPTASQMERYPDWKPIGPGPDNPLGTHAMYLSWPAYIIHGTHDTRKIGRPSSDGCIGLYNEKIAELFQLCPVGTQVRVI, encoded by the coding sequence ATGAGCCATAACCTCACCCGCCGTGCCGCCCTTGGCGGCGCGCTCGCCACCGCCTCAGTACTTGCCACGCCCGCGCTGCTGCACGCCGGGACGCGCAACAATATCTCGAGCTTCGTGCGTCAGGACTGGCGCGACCATTTCGACGATCTGGGCAAAGCCACCATCGTCGCCGACACCGCGTCGCGCGCGCTGCACTTCTGGAACAGCGACGGCAGCGAATACCGGGTCTATCCCACCTCGGTGCCGATCTCGGAAGAGCTGACCAAACGCGGCTATACCTCCATCGTGCGCAAGAAGGTCGGCCCGTCGTGGACGCCCACCGCCTCGCAGATGGAGCGCTACCCCGACTGGAAGCCCATCGGCCCCGGCCCCGACAACCCGCTGGGCACCCACGCGATGTATCTCAGCTGGCCCGCCTATATCATCCACGGCACCCATGACACGCGGAAGATCGGGCGCCCGTCCTCGGACGGCTGCATCGGGCTTTACAACGAGAAGATCGCCGAGCTTTTCCAGCTCTGCCCAGTCGGCACGCAGGTGCGGGTGATCTGA
- the xylB gene encoding xylulokinase, producing MAYLGIDLGTSGLRALLVDEAGAPLASAERHYEAQHPHPGWSEQDPASWIAALEGAVSDLRAEPAWPSLRGIGVAGHMHGAVLLDAEDQVLRPCILWNDTRAHAEAAELDARSEFRAISGNIVFPGFTAPKLCWVQRHEPEVFARIAKVLLPAAFLTLYLTGEHVADMSDSAGTSWLDIAGRDWSEALLAAGHMRRDQMPRLVEGSDPAGDLRKDIAASWGLSGPVTVAGGAGDNAAAACGTGALGEGQGFVSLGTSGVLLAARDGCHPRPESALHSFCHAVPGRWYQMGVMLSCTDSLNWLSRIAGLRPAELTAPLGVTLQPPGRVRFLPYLSGERTPHNDAVIRGAFTGLGAETGRDEMTRAVLEGVAFGLRDSAEALRSAGADLSQLLAIGGGSRSRYWLRLIATVLDTPLHLPASGEFGAALGAARLGLIAATGAAPEEVIRPPATAEVIEPVAALVPAFDEVYSTFGPAYRGIRSIQ from the coding sequence ATGGCCTATCTCGGGATCGACCTCGGGACCTCGGGGCTGCGCGCGCTGCTGGTGGATGAGGCGGGCGCGCCGCTGGCAAGCGCCGAGCGCCACTATGAGGCGCAGCATCCCCATCCCGGCTGGTCCGAGCAGGACCCGGCCAGCTGGATCGCGGCGCTGGAAGGCGCCGTCTCCGACCTGCGCGCCGAGCCCGCGTGGCCGTCGCTGCGCGGCATTGGCGTTGCGGGGCACATGCATGGGGCGGTGCTGCTGGATGCCGAGGATCAGGTGCTGCGGCCCTGCATCTTATGGAACGACACCCGCGCCCATGCCGAGGCGGCAGAGCTTGACGCGCGGTCCGAATTTCGCGCGATCTCGGGCAATATCGTCTTTCCCGGCTTCACCGCGCCGAAGCTGTGCTGGGTGCAGCGCCATGAGCCCGAGGTCTTCGCCAGGATCGCCAAGGTGCTGCTGCCAGCGGCGTTTCTCACCCTCTATCTGACCGGCGAACATGTGGCGGATATGTCTGACAGCGCCGGTACCTCGTGGCTGGATATCGCCGGGCGCGACTGGTCCGAGGCGCTGCTGGCCGCCGGTCACATGCGCCGCGACCAGATGCCGAGGCTGGTCGAGGGCTCGGACCCGGCGGGCGATCTGCGCAAAGACATCGCGGCAAGCTGGGGCCTGTCCGGCCCGGTCACCGTGGCGGGCGGCGCGGGCGACAATGCCGCCGCCGCCTGCGGTACCGGCGCGCTTGGCGAAGGGCAGGGCTTTGTCTCGCTGGGCACGTCCGGCGTGTTGCTGGCGGCGCGGGATGGCTGCCATCCGCGCCCCGAAAGCGCGCTGCACAGCTTTTGCCACGCGGTGCCGGGGCGCTGGTACCAGATGGGGGTGATGCTCTCCTGCACCGACAGTCTCAACTGGCTGTCGCGCATCGCCGGGCTGCGGCCTGCCGAGCTGACCGCGCCTTTGGGCGTCACACTGCAGCCGCCGGGCCGGGTGCGCTTTTTGCCGTATCTCTCGGGCGAGCGTACGCCGCACAATGATGCGGTGATCCGCGGCGCCTTCACCGGGCTTGGCGCGGAAACCGGGCGCGACGAGATGACCCGCGCGGTGCTCGAAGGCGTGGCCTTCGGCCTGCGCGACAGCGCCGAGGCGCTGCGCAGCGCTGGCGCGGATCTGTCGCAGCTGCTGGCGATCGGCGGCGGCAGCCGCTCACGCTACTGGCTGCGGCTCATCGCGACGGTGCTGGACACGCCGCTGCATCTGCCCGCGTCGGGCGAGTTCGGCGCAGCGCTCGGTGCCGCGCGGCTGGGGCTCATCGCCGCCACTGGCGCCGCCCCCGAGGAGGTGATCCGCCCGCCCGCCACCGCCGAGGTGATCGAGCCGGTGGCCGCGCTGGTGCCCGCGTTCGACGAGGTCTACAGCACCTTCGGCCCGGCCTATCGCGGGATCCGTTCAATCCAGTAG
- a CDS encoding mannitol dehydrogenase family protein: MKLQTNTLGALDKRITVPGYDRSALSAGIVHVGLGNFHRAHQAVYLDDLFAKGLDHDWAICGAGVRAPDGKMREALAAQDYLSTVIELDPSGPRPRIIGAMVDFVEVAPDNGPLIARMADPAARIISLTVTEGGYYVDATTGTFDPTHPDIVADGAAPDTPKTVFGAIVAALKARKAGGLPPFTVMSCDNIPGNGEVTRDAVAGTARLSDPEFAQWIEANVAFPNAMVDRITPATGAGERALAREFGLDDPVPVTCEPFRQWVLEDNFPQGRPRLEEVGVTFTDHVHSYERMKIRILNGGHAIIAYAGALMGCEFADDAMRHPLVSAFLRKVEQEEILPHVQPVPEFTPPAYLELIEERFGNTAVKDTIRRLCLDGSNRQPKFIVPSIADGLRKGASVEGLALESALWCRYCFGTFEDGTVIEPNDPNWSALTALAAEARDRPEAWLSQRAVYGEIAGNDVFGAAFARWLGLIWSDGAQVALETYLATQPED; encoded by the coding sequence ATGAAACTCCAGACCAACACGCTCGGCGCGCTCGATAAGCGCATCACCGTGCCCGGCTATGACCGCAGCGCCCTGTCGGCAGGGATCGTCCATGTCGGGCTCGGGAATTTTCACCGCGCGCATCAGGCGGTCTATCTCGACGATCTGTTTGCCAAGGGGCTGGATCATGACTGGGCGATCTGCGGCGCGGGGGTGCGTGCGCCCGATGGCAAGATGCGCGAGGCGCTGGCGGCGCAGGATTATCTTTCCACGGTGATCGAGCTTGATCCCTCGGGGCCGCGTCCGCGTATCATCGGCGCCATGGTGGATTTCGTGGAGGTCGCGCCCGACAACGGCCCGCTGATCGCGCGCATGGCGGATCCGGCCGCGCGGATCATCTCGCTGACCGTGACCGAGGGCGGCTATTACGTCGATGCCACCACCGGCACCTTCGATCCCACCCATCCCGACATTGTCGCCGATGGCGCCGCGCCGGACACGCCCAAGACGGTCTTTGGGGCCATTGTCGCCGCCCTCAAGGCGCGCAAGGCCGGGGGGCTGCCGCCCTTCACGGTGATGAGCTGCGACAATATCCCCGGCAATGGCGAGGTCACCCGCGACGCGGTGGCCGGAACCGCGCGGCTTTCCGACCCGGAGTTCGCGCAATGGATCGAGGCCAACGTCGCCTTTCCCAACGCCATGGTCGACCGCATCACCCCGGCGACGGGCGCGGGCGAGCGGGCGCTGGCGCGGGAGTTCGGCCTCGACGATCCAGTGCCGGTGACCTGCGAGCCGTTCCGGCAATGGGTGCTCGAGGACAATTTCCCGCAAGGCCGCCCGCGGCTCGAGGAAGTGGGCGTCACCTTCACCGATCACGTGCATTCCTACGAGCGGATGAAAATCCGCATCCTCAACGGCGGCCATGCCATCATCGCCTACGCCGGGGCGCTCATGGGCTGCGAGTTTGCCGATGACGCCATGCGTCACCCGCTGGTCAGCGCCTTCCTGCGCAAGGTCGAGCAGGAGGAGATCCTGCCGCATGTGCAGCCGGTGCCCGAGTTCACCCCGCCGGCCTATCTTGAGCTCATCGAAGAGCGCTTTGGCAATACCGCGGTGAAGGACACCATCCGCCGTCTCTGCCTCGACGGGTCGAACCGGCAGCCGAAGTTCATCGTGCCCTCGATCGCCGACGGTCTGCGCAAGGGCGCTTCGGTCGAGGGTCTGGCGCTCGAAAGCGCGCTCTGGTGCCGCTACTGCTTTGGCACCTTCGAGGACGGCACGGTGATCGAGCCCAATGACCCGAACTGGAGCGCGCTGACCGCGCTCGCCGCAGAGGCGCGCGATAGGCCCGAGGCCTGGCTGAGCCAGCGCGCGGTCTATGGCGAGATCGCCGGCAATGACGTTTTCGGCGCGGCCTTTGCACGCTGGCTGGGGCTGATCTGGTCGGATGGCGCGCAGGTGGCGCTGGAAACCTATCTCGCAACCCAGCCCGAGGACTGA
- a CDS encoding L-iditol 2-dehydrogenase, which yields MRLQGKCALITGAARGIGAAFAEAYLREGAKVAIADIDLARAEATAAALGDGAVAVHMDVTDQASIDSAVAESVARLGRIDILINNAALFTAAPLTEITREDYARVFDINVAGVLFTMQAAAKHMIERGGGGKIINMASQAGRRGEPLVAVYCASKAAVISLTQSAALNLIEHGINVNAIAPGVVDGEHWDGVDAFFAKYENKPLGQKKREVGEAVPYGRMGRAEDLTGMAVFLASDEANYIVAQTYNVDGGQWMS from the coding sequence ATGCGGCTGCAGGGCAAATGCGCCCTGATCACCGGGGCGGCGCGGGGCATCGGGGCGGCATTTGCCGAAGCCTATCTGCGCGAGGGCGCGAAAGTGGCGATTGCCGACATCGACCTCGCCCGCGCCGAAGCCACCGCCGCGGCGCTGGGGGATGGTGCCGTGGCGGTGCATATGGATGTCACCGATCAGGCCAGCATCGACAGCGCCGTCGCCGAGAGCGTGGCGCGGCTCGGGCGGATCGACATCCTGATCAACAACGCCGCGCTCTTTACCGCCGCGCCGCTGACCGAGATCACCCGCGAGGATTACGCGCGGGTCTTCGACATCAACGTCGCGGGGGTGCTCTTTACGATGCAGGCGGCGGCGAAACATATGATCGAACGCGGGGGTGGCGGGAAGATCATCAATATGGCCAGTCAGGCCGGACGCCGGGGCGAGCCCTTGGTGGCGGTCTACTGCGCCTCCAAGGCGGCGGTGATCAGCCTGACGCAATCGGCGGCGCTGAACCTCATCGAACACGGCATCAACGTCAACGCCATCGCCCCCGGCGTGGTGGATGGCGAGCATTGGGACGGGGTCGACGCCTTCTTCGCCAAATATGAAAACAAGCCGCTCGGCCAGAAGAAACGCGAGGTCGGCGAGGCGGTGCCTTACGGCCGCATGGGACGGGCCGAGGATCTGACCGGCATGGCCGTCTTCCTCGCCTCGGACGAGGCCAATTACATCGTCGCCCAGACCTACAACGTGGACGGCGGACAATGGATGAGCTGA
- a CDS encoding ABC transporter ATP-binding protein has product MGRITLDKVTKSFGEVNVIPPLDLTINDGEFVVFVGPSGCGKSTLLRLIAGLEDVTSGQIRIDGEDATDMPPAKRGLAMVFQSYALYPHMSVRKNIAFPMKMAGMPQDEQNRRIEAAAKSLNLTDYLDRRPGQLSGGQRQRVAIGRAIVREPSAFLFDEPLSNLDAALRVNMRLEISELHNALKTTMIYVTHDQVEAMTMADKIVVLRAGNIEQVGSPLDLYHTPQNEFVAGFIGSPKMNLIRGAEADKHGVATIGIRPEHLAASTESGLWQGRVGVAEHLGSDTFLHVHDHGLGDEPLTVRVDGEMPVRHGDTIFLTPDESKLHRFDAQGLRI; this is encoded by the coding sequence ATGGGACGCATCACCCTCGACAAGGTGACCAAGAGCTTCGGCGAAGTGAACGTCATCCCGCCGCTGGATCTGACCATCAACGACGGCGAGTTTGTGGTCTTCGTCGGCCCTTCGGGCTGCGGCAAGTCCACGCTGCTGCGGCTGATCGCGGGGCTTGAGGACGTGACCTCGGGCCAGATCCGCATCGACGGCGAGGACGCCACCGACATGCCCCCCGCCAAGCGCGGGTTGGCGATGGTGTTCCAGAGCTACGCGCTTTATCCGCATATGTCGGTGCGCAAGAACATCGCCTTTCCGATGAAGATGGCGGGGATGCCGCAGGACGAGCAGAACCGCCGCATCGAGGCGGCGGCGAAATCGCTCAACCTGACGGATTATCTCGACCGGCGTCCGGGGCAGCTTTCGGGCGGCCAGCGGCAGCGGGTCGCCATCGGGCGCGCCATCGTGCGCGAGCCTTCGGCGTTCCTCTTCGACGAGCCGCTGTCGAACCTCGACGCGGCGCTGCGGGTGAACATGCGGCTGGAGATCTCCGAGCTGCACAACGCGCTGAAAACGACGATGATCTATGTGACGCACGATCAGGTCGAGGCGATGACCATGGCCGACAAGATCGTGGTGCTGCGCGCGGGCAATATCGAGCAGGTGGGCTCGCCGCTGGATCTGTACCACACGCCGCAGAATGAGTTCGTCGCGGGCTTCATCGGCTCGCCGAAGATGAACCTGATCCGCGGCGCCGAGGCCGACAAACACGGCGTGGCGACCATCGGTATTCGGCCCGAGCATCTGGCGGCCTCGACCGAGAGCGGGCTGTGGCAGGGCCGGGTGGGCGTGGCCGAGCACCTCGGGTCCGACACCTTCCTGCATGTGCATGATCACGGGCTGGGCGATGAGCCGCTGACCGTGCGTGTGGACGGCGAGATGCCGGTGCGCCATGGCGATACGATCTTCCTGACCCCGGACGAGAGCAAGCTGCACCGTTTCGACGCGCAGGGGCTGCGGATATGA
- a CDS encoding carbohydrate ABC transporter permease, whose product MARAVTNRRKAVVTVLAWLVGIAIFFPILWIVILSFKSEGDAIKTPFEVLFSNWTFESYATVQERSNYFRHFWNSVVISLGSTVIGLLIAIPAAWAMAFVPGKRTKDVLMWMLSTKMLPPVGVLVPIYLLFRDAGLLDTRLGLVIVLTLINLPIIVWMLYTYFKEIPGEILEAARMDGASLKNELIHVLTPMAVPGIASTLLLNIILAWNEAFWTLNLTAAKAAPLTAFIASYSSPEGLFYAKLSAASTMAIAPILIMGWFSQKQLVRGLTFGAVK is encoded by the coding sequence ATGGCGCGCGCAGTGACAAACCGGCGCAAGGCGGTGGTGACCGTTCTGGCCTGGCTCGTGGGGATCGCGATCTTTTTCCCGATCCTGTGGATTGTGATCCTGTCGTTCAAATCCGAGGGCGACGCGATCAAAACGCCCTTCGAGGTGCTCTTCTCGAACTGGACCTTCGAAAGCTACGCCACGGTGCAGGAGCGCTCGAACTACTTCCGGCACTTCTGGAACTCGGTGGTGATCTCGCTGGGCTCGACCGTGATCGGCCTGTTGATCGCAATCCCGGCGGCCTGGGCCATGGCCTTTGTGCCGGGCAAGCGCACCAAGGACGTGCTGATGTGGATGCTCAGCACCAAGATGCTGCCGCCCGTCGGTGTGCTGGTGCCGATCTACCTGCTGTTCCGCGACGCCGGGCTGCTCGATACGCGGCTGGGTCTGGTGATCGTGCTGACGCTGATCAACCTGCCGATCATCGTGTGGATGCTCTACACCTACTTCAAGGAAATCCCCGGTGAGATCCTCGAGGCCGCGCGCATGGATGGGGCGTCGCTGAAGAACGAGCTCATTCACGTGCTGACGCCGATGGCGGTGCCGGGGATCGCCTCGACCCTGCTGCTCAACATCATCCTCGCGTGGAACGAGGCGTTCTGGACGCTGAACCTGACGGCGGCCAAGGCGGCGCCGCTGACGGCCTTCATCGCCTCCTACTCCAGCCCCGAGGGCCTGTTCTACGCCAAGCTCTCGGCGGCTTCGACCATGGCCATCGCGCCGATCCTCATCATGGGCTGGTTCAGCCAGAAGCAACTTGTCCGCGGCCTGACTTTCGGCGCGGTTAAATAA